The following coding sequences are from one Paenibacillus tundrae window:
- a CDS encoding transposase: MGEQRQRYNEEFKKQTVKFIQEQTKTLGDLAEELNIPKSTLHQWMGKYRELKHEPVASVDRVKELEAELKEMRRLLQEKEHTLADTQEELAIVKKAVHIFSKPKS; encoded by the coding sequence ATGGGAGAACAGCGGCAACGATACAATGAAGAATTTAAGAAACAAACGGTAAAATTTATCCAAGAACAGACCAAGACACTCGGAGACTTGGCAGAAGAACTCAACATTCCAAAAAGTACATTACACCAGTGGATGGGCAAGTATCGCGAACTTAAACATGAGCCCGTAGCTAGCGTAGATCGAGTGAAAGAACTGGAAGCAGAGCTTAAAGAAATGCGCCGGTTACTTCAAGAGAAAGAGCATACGCTTGCGGACACGCAAGAGGAACTGGCTATTGTAAAAAAAGCAGTGCACATCTTCAGCAAACCAAAGAGCTAA